The Glycine max cultivar Williams 82 chromosome 17, Glycine_max_v4.0, whole genome shotgun sequence genome contains the following window.
tattatattttaaatttataatgattagtTTAAGTcgtagtataatattttttaagaaaaatatgagtggttaataaaaataaacaagtaaagataaaaaaaaaatggaactcGATACATGTAACTTAATTGATAACAGTTTATGAAaacaaacttaaatttaattcctacaaaatacatattttaatagGCAAATATGATTTTAAGTGTGTTTAAGTACCAAAATAATCAAAACTTGTGAAATATTTTAGAGTCAAGATCTCGACAAACAgtcaaaaattttaattacagtaattagaaaacaaaaaaaaaaaaactgagatgattgaacattttattttttactagtaATAAGAATAGCTTGTGAAATGTATTTCCTaaagagagaagataaaaaaaaatgtctagattctaagaaaatctagtcaagagaatggaaaaagaaaaaaatttcactctccaaattaaaaaaaatcatagtataaaagtatatttattttactattagtatatttaaatctacttttataaaaaaattacattgtcgtattattgattttctaataattattttaaatgttatatttttggTACTTTCTTATTGATATTGcactaatatgtttttttatttatttttacttctgaacaaataataaatatttgccGGCCATTGACTATTGTATTGGTTGATTAAATATGCGTCAGTCCAAAAACAAAAGGCATCCCAAAGATGTCACTAAAACTCATTAACTCAACAAACtttgttataattaattaagtgaaAGGGCCATTGTAATTATTATTGTCCACctctgagtttttttttttaaatcctcaTTCTCAAAAGGTAGActgatatttattttcttttttatgtagtcacgtgcattttttattttattagtagatacattaaattaaaatcattaacaACTAGACAtgtatttaaaagaaattttaatttccttacttattttaatcaatacttaattattttttttatcaataataaatatgataacatatttttaaattatcatacgaactattttattaagtgaattcattttcattttttaattttaaaatttaaacaattttttttaactagtttAGTAACTTGTGTCGTAAGTTTATAATCTACAAATttatatgttataatttttaatttataaaatacatgctagtaaattttatttaaatatttacaaaaaataatttatattgatgacaaataatgttaaattaatatttgttaaaatacaATATAGATGacaaataaattgttttaatcCCTTTTCACGAATTTTGgacttttctctttatttatataagaaattttttaatttattatttgttattttttataagacatCTTCTAATTGTctactgcaaaaaaaaaattatgatagaaTTGAAGTAAATAAAAGTAGTTTTTACTtctaccaaaatcaattttacatgaattttaactaatttaacctaacaTTAATACACTGCATgcgtttatattttatttgttgattcaaaaaatatagttaaaaagtcttgttatattgatttaattttgaatttgaatgcaTTTTATCTAATTTATCATGATATTCATACCTTTAATAGTGTgacaaatcatattaaaaaatattttttttatctaattttaatttttttataagagatgtgtttttatttcaaaagttaGAATGTTATACATATTggctaaattttaattatatatatatatatatatatatatatatatatatatatatatatatatatatatatatatatatacatacgcGCGCGCgctaaacattttttattgaaaatattcaaacaatgttctctcaaaaaattatttttttaatatatattatccaaacacaaatcattgaaatttattaaatatcacaaaaatattacgagactcattatttaatattttttacttataattttatattttaaataaattttaaccaataataaaaatatattactatttaaaatataagataatatttggtaaaaaaaaaaagagaatagctcgcctatttatataaatttcttgGATCCCTCTCctttttagttttatcatattgtttagtttttagccagtatttttttcttttatataaaattttcttaaaataattaagtttttctccTTTAACTTTTGATGGATCCAATTTTTTGttcttcaaaatatatatattttttaacttttactcCAATGGTTTCCAACGTTAACTTCCTCAGGTGATGATGTGTCATTTTTTGAACTCATTGACGGGTAAGTAGTGCCACGTTGCATGCCGACTAATTTGCCATGTGTCTCAAAACTATTGGTTATGAACAGGCATGTTGTGTGTGAGAAAGTTAACATTGACTGAATGGGTTTCAAGATATTCACGTTGGAAATTAGGGTTACTATTTTAGAAAGCACCAAAATAGTGTCCGTGAGTGGtcccaaagagaaaaggagGGAGAAGAATCTTCTCAAACTAGTGACATGTTGGTGCGAATTGATAGTCACAGACCAAAGGAGGGAGAGTCTTGGGAATCTTTAGAGAGTGGGATTTTGATGTCCCTACGAATATTCAGTCACTCGAAGGAAACGATGCAACGTGTTAACGAAGCTCGACGCAAGGAACACGTGAAGGTAGGCCAATCTTGCTTTATCCTTTTTGCTTGACTTGTTGTTAGTGTGAATCGATGGTCACAATACATGTGTGTTGAGTGTTGGTTACTGTtggttgggttttttttttagggttttCTATAATTGTTAATGAAGGAATTATTGGGGAATATTTTAATTGCAATTTGTTGTATCTACGTGGAAGCGGGGTTGGTTACTTTTATCTCATTATTATTGTGTTTGATGTATTGAATATAGGGATGTCGTTCATTGTTGTTTTCATCCATATGGGGCATTTTGTAAATACAGCTAACCTGAATTATAATGGCTGCAGGAAAGATGTATACAAGAATGTAGATGCTGACAAATGGTCCTTCTTGAGGCTTTAGGCATTGTAAGGGGTGCATGCAGAAGACTATGTTGAAGACTTTGTTGACAAATATTACCATAGGGATACTTACAAGCTATGTTACAGTCATAGTATTACAACAATCGATGATAGGAAAAAATGGCCTAAGACTAATGATCCTGAGGTCaagagaagatgatgaagatCATAATCAACACAAACTAAGGCAGACAAATATAACCAAAAGATGTCGGAGATGCCACTCAGCTTGGACAGAACAAGAGGACTTGCAAAAATTCCCCCATTCACCCAAAACCAATAGAGACTCGTGTTGAAGGTGAGGGACCACCCAATGAAGAACAACAAAGTCATGTTCAAGTTGAACCAAATGGAACACAACGAGCTAGCCAAACAAATCCAAGCAAGGTAAAATCTATACCATTTTGAGTTAGAAACTATTGTGCATTTCACTTTTGTTTTCAGTCTTTAATGGTCCCTTTACACAGAAAAATCAAACCTTGTTTCAAAGAAAACTGGTTCCGCATCTGCACCTAGAAATAATTATGGTATTGCAAAGAAAATGAGCtgtgcaacaacaaaaaaggtaAGATTTCTTGTGTCTTTAATTTACACTTAATAAAACCCAGATTCATAGTGTTACAACATAAAAACTGAACAGATTTTGGTTGGTTTTTGTAGAAAAAAGAGACCTTGAAGAAACCTCACCTGTTTGAACAAAGTGCACAATGTAGCAACACTATTTCAGTAGCAGGAGAAGACATGGACACTGATATTGTCTGTAGCTTGATGAACTCTTGAAGAGGAAGATGAAGTAGTCTTTTTTAGGATTAACAATATGTTAGATCTGGGTTTTTTTTGCAGGTCGTTTGAAATGTATTTTGATAGCATTTGGTTGTTCCAGATGTTGAGGAcatgttattgttttgagaTGCTGCTACTTTATTAGTGACTAACTAATGTAAGGCATCGGTAGAATTTTTACATTTGACATGTCATGGACCACATTATTGTCCATTAAAAGTGTATTTGGTCGAACCTTAGGgaccaacaataaaaaattcttaaaataatttattggttTTCAAATTCTATAATTAATAACTTCAACCACTCACCAATTCAATAGAATGTCATAATTGCAACAcatttatgttaattatttataaaaaaacaaatgctgtaatttttttaaaaaataaatattatttttaaaaaaaataattaattataaaaaatattaaaatattaagacaTGTGACAAATGAGATGACATGTCACGTGACATCATTATCCATTCAGAAACTATTTTGtgtgaagaaaaaattataattcattaaaaaattaatgagtaaaagttgagaaaaaaattaacatatcatCATTTAAACCAAAACAATTAACGTGAGAGACTATTTTGTGTGAAGAAAAAATAACGAGGAACTAAAagttgagaaattttttttgagggattaaaagttgaaggaataaaaatttaattaacctaatttttttattatagttttcagttcaatcaaattagaaaataaaagaaaaattatactggtaattattttattaccaAAATATCCCAAGCTAGGGTTCCCGTTATCGTTCTGCTGGCACTACACTACGCTACTATCATTAATAGGTAGATCGCTGTGAGAAACACAACAAACGCTGCCGCAACGCAACCGTTTCGAAAGCACTCACTGACTCAGTTTGTTTCTCGTTTCGTCGAACCCTTGGAAGGCACAATGGGAGggaggaagaagaagttcaTCGACAAGAAGAACTCTGCTACTTTCCAACTCATCGCTCGCGACACCTCCGACCCTTCCTTCTCCCAATCCGACCGTGTCTTCGTCCGCGTCGACAACAACCCCGTTTCCTTCCCCGTCGCCGACGACTCCGCTTTCGATGACTCCCCCGACGACTACTACTACGACGACGGCGGCGGCGGAGTTAGCGGTGGTCCCTTGCCGGAGGGCGTGAGGAGGGAGATTCTGGAGCTAGGGTTTCCGGATGATGGCTATAACTACTTGAATCACTTGAGGGAAATCAAAAACACCGGCGCTGGTGCTGCTTTCTTTCACAACCCCAAGTTCAAGCTTCAACACCTCCCTCGCGATGTTAAGGTGCTCCCTActctttaaattgaattttggtgttttTCTTATTGAACAGTGTTTTCCAGTTTAGTGATTTTTGAATTGTGAGGTTCGATGATGTTGATATGAGCATGAATTGAAGGGATAAATGAATAACTTGGTTGTGTGTTGAAGTGGGAATATTGATTAATTACGTTTTTTTTGTTGGTGAGTTTAGGCATATGATGCTTCGAGATTGCAAATTTCTGAGGCGGATGGAGAGGCTGTGGAGAACACTATATACAGTGTTGCGTCCAAAACTACCAGCGTAAGGGTGCAGAAAGCAGTTGATCCTGAAGTGGCTGCATTGCTTGATGATGACGATTTGTCACGGTTGGGATCTGATGTTGAGGATTTGGAAGAAGACTTTGTTGTTCAGGCGAATCTCCTtgaagaggaagatgaagaagatgaagagaaggATCCTATATGTAATGAAACGAGTTTTTCTGAGGAGTCTGCGATACATAGAAACGGGAACAATGCACACACACTGCAAGTCTCTTCCTGTTCCAGAGTCACAGATGATTCTGGACCTTTGGATGGGGTGACAGATGGTGTACCAGGAGAGGACTGTGTTGGTGAGAAGCCAGGGGCTCGTCGTTTGCTGGATGAGCAATTTGATTTGGTGAGTTCAGCTATTCATAATACTTTACTCACTGTCTATATTTTGgttcttttatgttttctctTAACGAATTATATCATTTGATGAAGCATGTTGAGCCCCTCTGTTTCTGGTATCTGAGGAAGTTGCCTTTGCCAAATTATGTCCTTTATCGTAATTGCGAGTACAATTATTGAATGCATCTGCACTTTTTAACCTTTAAGATTATCATTCTCTGTATATTTCTGCTATAGCTTGAACACCAAGAATATGGaactgatgatgatgatgatggtggtgattattatgaaaattatcaAGCTGATGAAGACGAGTCCCTTGCTGAGAAGCTCAAACACTCTCTTAAAAACCATGTGATGGATGATCTAGAACTTGATGGCAAGTATAAGGTTCCTTCAGATTTATTGAAGAATAAAGAGGCCCCACATGAGGAACAAGAGGATTTTGCTGCAGATGTGATTCGCCGCTGCAAGGAATATGCTGAGGGGTATGAAGTTGAAGATGATAACAAGGATGTTGTACTCGTAGAAGAAAGTAGTGATGAATCAGAAGTTTGGGATTGTGAGACTATTGTTTCGACTTACTCAAATCTAGATAACCACCCTGGAAAGATTGAAGCACCTGGAGTAGCTAGGAAAAAGAAATTGGCTGAAACTGTGTCTGCAGCCTTGAGTTCCTCTAGTCAAATAATATCCCTTAGAGGCAAAGAGAAACTCCCTGTAGACTTCTTGCCTGGTGGCAGGAAACCTGCCACTGAAAAGGTTAAAGACCAGAGCATTGCAAAAACTGAACAGtacaagagaaaacaacatggCCTTGAGTCAAAGGAGGAGAAGAAAGAACGGAAGGTATCTGTATTATCAATTTGAGTCTATGATGTTTCATCTATTCTATGCATGGAATCATTATCAACTTTTTTGTGAGATTTACCAGCCATTGTTTTCCCAAGAATAATACCCATGCTTATGTTTGgcttttatacattttattacTACTGCTACTACTACTATATTAACAGGACTGGTTGCATTGTTTTGTAGGCTGCTGTGAAGGAGGAACGACGTGAGGCACGTcgcaataaaaaagaaatgaaagagcTTTATAAATGTGAAGCACATCGGGCACAGAGAGCTGCT
Protein-coding sequences here:
- the LOC100793853 gene encoding protein LTV1 homolog, whose protein sequence is MGGRKKKFIDKKNSATFQLIARDTSDPSFSQSDRVFVRVDNNPVSFPVADDSAFDDSPDDYYYDDGGGGVSGGPLPEGVRREILELGFPDDGYNYLNHLREIKNTGAGAAFFHNPKFKLQHLPRDVKAYDASRLQISEADGEAVENTIYSVASKTTSVRVQKAVDPEVAALLDDDDLSRLGSDVEDLEEDFVVQANLLEEEDEEDEEKDPICNETSFSEESAIHRNGNNAHTLQVSSCSRVTDDSGPLDGVTDGVPGEDCVGEKPGARRLLDEQFDLLEHQEYGTDDDDDGGDYYENYQADEDESLAEKLKHSLKNHVMDDLELDGKYKVPSDLLKNKEAPHEEQEDFAADVIRRCKEYAEGYEVEDDNKDVVLVEESSDESEVWDCETIVSTYSNLDNHPGKIEAPGVARKKKLAETVSAALSSSSQIISLRGKEKLPVDFLPGGRKPATEKVKDQSIAKTEQYKRKQHGLESKEEKKERKAAVKEERREARRNKKEMKELYKCEAHRAQRAAAVSGPSSIHLL